The following proteins are encoded in a genomic region of Montipora foliosa isolate CH-2021 chromosome 10, ASM3666993v2, whole genome shotgun sequence:
- the LOC137973683 gene encoding beta-1,3-galactosyltransferase 5-like: MVRKRTKKILLAFFLGMATCVSLQLVYVWRNRLSLPASGEDGDRQLQRTELRRLPKTRSLTTTSISPQIKHRTFLITKRYCMQHYDLLMITSSAPGNFKRRNTIRKTWAFERAFQPRWTTVFLVAQTRDEVVSDALLKENEAYKDLVRGSYYDHYWNQTRKVQMGFEWAVTYCNFSFLLKLDDDVFVHIPRVLSFVSAPNTPKKKLYAGNHYRNPFPCRAGKWKVTYEEYNQTKYPEFCPGFGYILSQDVVSAFVDTFSSLPFFRLDDVYVGMLADKNGIRVTNNKGFEVGHPPKLVCVPTNYTLVRHDVGEECQMKMFKTVVFPE, from the coding sequence ATGGTCAGAAAACGGACTAAgaagattttgttagcttttttCCTTGGGATGGCAACATGTGTATCTTTGCAGCTAGTTTATGTATGGAGGAATCGCCTCTCCCTTCCCGCTTCAGGAGAGGACGGCGATCGACAGCTGCAGAGGACCGAATTACGAAGACTGCCAAAAACGAGATCATTAACAACAACTTCTATTTCGCCGCAAATTAAGCACAGAACATTTCTTATAACCAAGAGATATTGTATGCAACATTACGATCTTCTTATGATTACCTCATCCGCTCCAGGTAATTTTAAAAGGAGGAATACTATTCGCAAGACCTGGGCTTTCGAAAGAGCCTTTCAACCAAGATGGACAACGGTTTTTCTCGTCGCTCAAACACGAGATGAAGTTGTATCAGACGCAttgttaaaagaaaatgaagctTATAAAGACCTTGTGCGAGGTAGCTATTATGATCACTACTGGAATCAAACTCGAAAGGTACAAATGGGCTTCGAATGGGCAGTAACGTATTGCAATTTCTCGTTTCTTTTGAAGCTAGACGACGACGTGTTTGTGCATATTCCAAGAGTTCTTTCCTTCGTGAGTGCGCCCAACACGCCGAAGAAAAAGCTTTACGCTGGCAATCACTACAGAAATCCTTTTCCTTGTAGGGCAGGAAAATGGAAAGTAACTTACGAAGAATATAATCAGACGAAGTATCCGGAATTTTGTCCCGGATTTGGATATATTTTATCTCAAGACGTTGTAAGTGCATTTGTCGACACGTTCTCTTCTTTACCGTTCTTTCGACTGGACGACGTTTACGTTGGCATGCTGGCAGATAAGAATGGAATTCGTGTCACGAACAATAAAGGATTTGAAGTAGGGCACCCACCTAAACTTGTTTGTGTTCCAACAAATTATACTTTAGTTAGGCATGATGTAGGAGAAGAGTGCCAGATGAAAATGTTCAAGACAGTCGTGTTTCCTGAGTAG